The following proteins are co-located in the Clostridiales bacterium genome:
- a CDS encoding ABC transporter ATP-binding protein, translated as MKEQRGTFRTIIQFAQDCKLKFILSVVFAVISVAGGLVPYVGVYQMILLFFEGSPSPDVILFWSGISALGYGLKLIFYGISTTLSHQSAYQILENIRFAIAQSLMSAPLGEVQSHPSGRIKNIIVDRVETIELPLAHMIPEGISNLLLPAAVFLYLIAIDWRLALAALICIPLGAAVYGVMMKNYNTQYAAYMEASNRVNSVIVEYIGGIQVIKAFNRSSGSYEKFADAVDSFKQFTLNWYQSTWKLMNLGGAVLPSTLLGILPMGMLLYLDGSLTPAELTLGMILSMSITAPVAWFTVAVNDWKSIEYAVKDINELLTLPSLPDTARNVPLSSYEVKLENVSFAYNKDGGDVLHDINIRLQEGSFNALVGPSGGGKSTIARLIARFWDVNGGSITIGGTDVRKMPLAQLARMISYVTQDTYLFNCSLLENIRLGRPGASDQEVMAAAEAAQCGEFISRLEGGWSTMAGEAGGKLSGGERQRIAIARAILKNAPIVILDEATAFTDPENENKLQNSIAMLTKGKTLLVIAHRLSTIKHADQIILIHQGIITASGTQQELLEGSRMYLDMWRAHIGAKKWAATGKKVTEADSTEALDIGAGGSVDADRRKGVMAGA; from the coding sequence ATGAAAGAACAACGAGGTACGTTCCGTACCATAATCCAGTTTGCGCAGGACTGCAAGCTCAAATTCATACTTTCTGTCGTTTTTGCAGTGATCAGTGTGGCAGGAGGGCTGGTTCCATATGTGGGCGTCTATCAAATGATCCTTCTCTTTTTTGAAGGATCACCATCGCCGGATGTCATTTTGTTCTGGTCAGGAATTAGTGCTTTGGGATACGGGCTTAAGCTGATCTTTTACGGCATTTCCACAACGTTGTCTCATCAGTCTGCATATCAGATCCTGGAGAATATTCGTTTTGCCATCGCTCAAAGCCTGATGTCTGCACCTTTGGGAGAAGTTCAATCACATCCATCGGGCAGGATAAAGAACATTATAGTAGATCGGGTGGAGACCATTGAGCTGCCTTTGGCCCATATGATACCTGAGGGAATTTCAAACCTGCTGCTTCCGGCCGCAGTGTTCCTTTATCTGATTGCTATTGATTGGAGGCTTGCCTTGGCAGCTCTTATCTGCATTCCGCTGGGAGCGGCAGTTTATGGGGTGATGATGAAAAATTACAACACCCAGTATGCAGCATATATGGAGGCGAGCAATCGCGTCAACAGTGTTATTGTGGAATATATCGGCGGAATTCAGGTCATTAAGGCATTTAATCGTTCCTCGGGCTCATATGAGAAGTTTGCTGACGCAGTGGATTCCTTTAAGCAGTTTACACTGAACTGGTATCAAAGCACATGGAAGCTTATGAATCTGGGCGGTGCAGTTCTTCCTTCCACACTTTTGGGAATTCTGCCGATGGGGATGCTGCTTTATCTGGACGGAAGTCTTACCCCGGCGGAGCTGACTTTGGGAATGATTCTTTCCATGAGTATCACCGCACCCGTCGCATGGTTTACGGTTGCGGTAAACGACTGGAAGTCAATCGAATATGCAGTTAAGGATATCAATGAGCTGCTCACCCTTCCCTCTCTGCCGGATACTGCGAGAAACGTACCGCTCTCTTCCTATGAAGTGAAGCTGGAGAACGTGAGCTTTGCCTATAACAAGGACGGCGGGGATGTGTTGCATGATATCAATATAAGACTGCAGGAAGGAAGCTTCAACGCCCTGGTGGGTCCTTCGGGAGGCGGAAAATCAACAATCGCACGTCTGATTGCAAGATTTTGGGATGTGAACGGAGGCTCCATCACCATTGGCGGCACAGATGTGCGTAAAATGCCCCTTGCCCAGCTGGCACGAATGATCAGTTATGTGACTCAGGACACTTATCTTTTCAACTGTTCTCTTCTTGAAAATATTCGTCTGGGAAGGCCCGGCGCTTCAGATCAAGAGGTAATGGCAGCTGCAGAAGCAGCTCAATGCGGGGAATTTATTTCTCGTTTGGAAGGCGGATGGAGCACAATGGCAGGAGAAGCGGGGGGGAAGCTTTCTGGAGGAGAGCGCCAGCGAATTGCCATCGCGCGGGCCATCCTGAAAAACGCACCCATTGTTATTTTGGATGAGGCGACGGCCTTCACCGACCCGGAAAATGAGAATAAACTGCAGAACTCAATTGCAATGCTCACAAAGGGAAAAACGCTTCTTGTGATCGCTCATCGCCTTTCTACGATAAAGCATGCAGACCAGATCATCTTAATCCATCAGGGGATAATTACCGCAAGCGGAACGCAGCAGGAACTGCTGGAAGGCAGCAGGATGTATCTGGATATGTGGCGGGCACATATCGGTGCGAAAAAGTGGGCTGCTACAGGGAAGAAGGTGACGGAGGCAGACAGCACCGAAGCCCTCGATATTGGTGCCGGAGGCAGCGTAGATGCAGATCGCAGGAAAGGGGTGATGGCAGGTGCTTAA